The DNA sequence CCGACCACCAGCTACAACAGCCGCTGTACATCTCGACCTGGACCAAGGTCGACGGCAAGAAAATCAAGTACGACCAGGAAAACACCGGGTACGGCTGGAGCAACGATCAGAAGATCGACCCTTACGTCGCGACCCAGCCGACGTCGTGCCAGATGAAACGGCCATCCCGTTCGTAATATCCTCCACGCGGCATGGACCGGCTGCGGTCCATGTCGTATTCCGCCTTCGATCTGAATACCGCAAATCGTTTCGCGCCTGCGCGAGGAAAGCAGAAATGACATGAAAAATAGCGGTTGATTTACCGTCTATCCGTTGCTTTACATCAGGTAGGACCATGGATATGCTGTATGTACACAATACCTATAAGGAAGAGACAAATGGCTGCTCAAAGCAAAGCCTTATTCCTCGTGCTATCCGCCAGTGCCGCCTTTGCCGCTCCCGTCACGGTATCTGCAGAAACCGTGAAAATGGCATTCATCGATCCGCTGTCGGGCCCGTTCGCGCCGGTGGGGCAGGGCATCCTGAAAAGCTGGCAGTACATCGCCGACATGGCGAACGCGCAGAAATGGGGCGGCGACAACAAGTTTGAAATCGTCGGATTCGATAACAAGGGCAGCCCGCAGGAGTCGCTCACGCAGCTGAAGGCGGCCATCGACCAGGGTTACCGGTACGTCATTCAGGGCAACGGGTCGGGCGTCGCGCTGGCGCTGATCGACGCGGTCAACAAGCACAACGAGCGCAACCCCGGCAAGGAAGTGCTGTTCGTGAATTATGCGGCCGTCGACCCGGATCTCACCAACAGCAAGTGCAGCTTCTGGCATTTCCGCTTTGACGCCAACTCCGACCAGAAGATGGAAGCCCTGACGTCCTTCATCGCGAAGGACCAGGGCATCAAGAAGGTCTACATCATCGGCCAGAACTATGCGCATGGCCACCAGGTGTCGCGCGCCGCGAAGGACTACCTGAAGCGCAAGCGGCCCGACATCCAGATCGTCGGCGACGACCTGCATCCGATCGGACAGGTGAAGGACTTTGCGCCTTATGTCGCCAAGATCAAGGCGTCCGGCGCCGATACCGTCATTACCGGCAACTGGGGTGCCGATCTCGCGCTGCTGGTCAAGGCCGCAAAAGACGCCGACCTCAAGGCGAATTTCTACACGTATTACGGCAGCACGACCGGCGTGCCGACCGCGATGGGCGCGGCCGGCGCCGACCGCGTGAAGTATGTCGGCTACTGGAACGTCAATAACGAGAAATTCGCCGGCAAGGATATCGTCGAAGGCTTCAAGAAGAAGTACAACGACGACTACTACGCGATGGCGACCTACACCGGACTGGCCATGCTGGGGAAGGCGTTCAAGGAAACCAGGTCGACCGACCCGGTCAAGGTGGCGTTTGCGCTGGAAGGCATGAAGGCGCAGAGCCTGAACGGGGAGGTCGAAATGCGCAAGGCCGACCACCAGTTGCAACAGCCGCTGTATATCGCTACCTGGGTGAAGGTCAATGGCAAGGACGTCAGGTACGACCAGGAAAACACCGGTTTTGGCTGGAGAACCGACCAGAAGCTCGATACCTATGTCGCGACGCAGCCGACGTCGTGCCAGATGAAACGTCCGTCGCCCAACTGACAGGTTATATCCCTTGCAGCGTGCGGGCGTCGCGAGACTGCACGCTGCTTTTTTGCCGCTAGAAAATAGTACGGTCGTACACGAATTTTACGTAGAGGTGCCGTGTGGAGTTCACTTTAATTACCCTGCTGAACGGACTGAGCTACGGGCTCTTGCTGTTCATGCTGTCATCCGGACTGACGCTGATTTTCAGCATGATGGGCGTGCTGAACTTTGCGCATGCCAGCTTTTACATGCTCGGCGCCTACTTCGCCTATACCGTCAGCACCAAGCTCGGTTTCTGGCCGGCGCTGTTCATCGCGCCACTCGCTGTCGGTGCCATCGGCGCCGTGGTCGAGCGCTACGGCCTGCGTTCGGTCCACAAGTACGGCCACATCCCCGAGCTGCTGTTCACCTTCGGCCTGTCGTACGTCGTGGTCGAGCTGGTGCAGCTGGTGTGGGGCAAGGCGGCCGTGCCGTATCCGATTCCGCCTGAGCTCGACGGCCCGCTGTTTACGCTGTTCTCCACCACCTTCCCGATCTACCGCGGATTCATGATGCTGATCGCGCTGCTGATGCTGCTGTCGATCTACCTGATTCTGACCAAGACCCGCATCGGCCTGGTGATCCAGGCGGCGTTGACCCACCCGGACATGGTCGAAGCGCTCGGACACAACGTGCCGCGCGTGTTCATGCTGGTATTCGGCGGCGGTTGCGCGCTGGCCGGACTGGCCGGCGTGATCGGCGGCAACGCGTTCGTGACGGAACCCGGCATGGCGGCAACCGTCGGCAGCATCATCTTCGTGGTCGTGGTCGTCGGCGGCATGGGTTCGCTGGTCGGCGCTTTGCTCGCCTCGCTCCTGATCGGCGTGCTGCAGACGTTCGCCGTTGCAATCGACTATTCGTTCCTGAATCTGTTTTCGACGATGGGCATGGCGCTAGGTGCGGAAACCTTTGGTTATCCGGTATTGAAGCTCACCATTTCACAAGTGGCGCCGATCATGCCGTATTTGCTGCTGGTGCTGATTCTGATCTTCAGGCCGCGCGGTCTGATGGGTACGCGGGAGGGTTGAGATGACTGCCATAACGATGAGCAATGCGATGAAATACAAACCGATGAACCTTGGCCGCTGGCTGCTGTGGGGCGCCTTCGCGCTGGTGCTGATCGCCGCCCCGCTGGTCTTCAACAAGGGCGCTTCGCTGTCCGTGCTGTCCACCATGGGCACCGTGATGATTTTCGGCCTGTCCTACAACATGTTGCTGGGGCAGGGCGGCATGCTGTCGTTCGGCCATGCGGTCTATTCTGGCCTGGGGGCGTTTTTCGCCATCCATGCGATGAACCTTGCCTCGGCCGGCGCCATCTGGATGCCGGTCACCCTTGTGCCGCTGGTGGGTGGCCTGGCCGGCATGTTCTTCGGCGCCCTGTTCGGCTATGTGACGACCAAGAAATCGGGCACCACCTTCGCCATGATCACGCTGGGCATCGTGGAGCTGGTGTTCGCCTGCTCGCTGATGTTCCCGGAATTCTTCGGCGGCGAGGGCGGCATCACCACCAACCGCGTCTATGGCTCGCCTTTCCTCGGCATCACCTACGGGCCGCAGATCCAGGTGTACTACCTGATCGCGTTCTGGCTGTTCATTGCCACCATCGGCATGTACGCCTTCACGCAGACGCCGCTGGGCCGCATCATCAATGCCGTGCGCGACAACCCCGAGCGGGTCGAGTTCATCGGCTACGACACCCAATGGGCACGTTACCTGACGCTGATCCTGTCGGGCTTTTTCGCCGGCATTTCCGGCGGCCTGTCCGCCATCAACTTCGAGATCGTCACCGCCGAAAACGTCAGCGCCATGCGCTCCGGCGCCATCCTGCTGTTCACCTTCATCGGCGGCGTCGGCTTCTTCTTCGGACCCATGATCGGCGCCGTTATCGGGGTGTTCCTGACCGTGCTGCTGTCGGACTTCACCAAGGCCTGGCAGCTCTACCTGGGCGTGTTCTTCATCGTGATCGTGATGTATGCGCCGGGCGGCGTGGCCAGCATCCTCATGATGAACCTGCGGCTGGTGAAATTCGGCAAGTTCAAGCCGGTCGCCCCGCGCCTGCTGGCCGTCTGCGGCACGGCTGCCGTGGCCTTGCTGGGCGTGGCGATGGCCATCGAAATGCTGTACCACCTGACGCTGGACGCGGCGAACGGCACCGAGATGAAGCTGTTCGGCTTCATGGTCGATACGGCCCAGCCTGCTGGCTGGCTGGTCGCTGCCGTCCTGTTCGCCGTCGGCGCCTGCGGCTTCTGGTTCGCCAGAAAAGGCTTCATGCAGGCCTGGGGGCAAGCCAATAGCGACATTGAAGAACTGATCCGGAGACAAGCATGAGCGCCTGGTCCCTCGAACTGAAAGACGTACGCAAAAGCTTCGGCAAATCCGAAATCATCCGTGGCGCCAGCCTGCAGGTGGCCAAGGGCGAGCGCGTGGCCATCATCGGCCCCAACGGCGCCGGCAAGTCGACGCTGTTCAACCTGATTTCCGGACGTTTCCCGGTCACATCGGGTGACATCCTGTTGAACGGCAACAGCATCATCGACAAGCGGCCGTTCGAAATCAACCGCGCCGGGCTGTCGCGCAGCTTCCAGATCACCAACATCTTCCATCGCCTGTCGGTGTACGAAAACCTGCGCTGCGCGGTGTTGTGGGCGCTCGGCTACAAGTATTCGTTCTGGCATCGGCTGAACGGCCTGAAGGATGCGCATGAACGGGCCGAGCAGGTGCTGGAACAGATCGGCTTGAAGCGCCGGCGCGACACGCTGGCCGGCTTGCTGACCTACGCCGAGCAGCGCGCGCTCGAAATCGGCATCACCATCGCCGGCGGAGCCGAAGTGATCCTGCTCGACGAGCCGACAGCCGGCATGAGCCGCTCCGAGTCCGATGCGGCGGTTGAACTGATCCGCAAGGTCACGGTGGGCAAGAGCCTGCTGATGGTGGAGCATGACATGAGCGTGGTGTTCGGGCTGGCCGACAAGATCGCGGTGGTGGTGTACGGTGAAGTAATCGCCTGTGACACGCCTGCCAATATCCGCGGCAATGCGAAGGTGCAGGAGGCCTATCTGGGCGGGCACGCGACAAATTCGGCATCGGTGGAGACGGCATAAATGGCACTACTCGAAATCAAGGATCTGCATGCGTATTACGGCAAGAGCCATGTGCTGCATGGCGTGGACATGCATGTGGGCGAAGGGGAAATCGTCAGCCTGCTGGGACGCAACGGCGTGGGACGCTCGACCACGGTGAAATCGACCATGGGACAGGTCGACGTGACGGGCTCGATCCGTTTCAAGGGCGAGGAGATCACCGGCCTGAAGGCGTTCGAGATCGCGCACAAGGGGCTCGGCTATGTGCCGGAAAACCGCGACATCTTCCCGACGTTGACCGTCGAGCAGAACCTGCTGCTGGGCGAAAAGAAAGG is a window from the Noviherbaspirillum sp. UKPF54 genome containing:
- a CDS encoding branched-chain amino acid ABC transporter substrate-binding protein; this translates as MAAQSKALFLVLSASAAFAAPVTVSAETVKMAFIDPLSGPFAPVGQGILKSWQYIADMANAQKWGGDNKFEIVGFDNKGSPQESLTQLKAAIDQGYRYVIQGNGSGVALALIDAVNKHNERNPGKEVLFVNYAAVDPDLTNSKCSFWHFRFDANSDQKMEALTSFIAKDQGIKKVYIIGQNYAHGHQVSRAAKDYLKRKRPDIQIVGDDLHPIGQVKDFAPYVAKIKASGADTVITGNWGADLALLVKAAKDADLKANFYTYYGSTTGVPTAMGAAGADRVKYVGYWNVNNEKFAGKDIVEGFKKKYNDDYYAMATYTGLAMLGKAFKETRSTDPVKVAFALEGMKAQSLNGEVEMRKADHQLQQPLYIATWVKVNGKDVRYDQENTGFGWRTDQKLDTYVATQPTSCQMKRPSPN
- a CDS encoding branched-chain amino acid ABC transporter permease; this translates as MLSSGLTLIFSMMGVLNFAHASFYMLGAYFAYTVSTKLGFWPALFIAPLAVGAIGAVVERYGLRSVHKYGHIPELLFTFGLSYVVVELVQLVWGKAAVPYPIPPELDGPLFTLFSTTFPIYRGFMMLIALLMLLSIYLILTKTRIGLVIQAALTHPDMVEALGHNVPRVFMLVFGGGCALAGLAGVIGGNAFVTEPGMAATVGSIIFVVVVVGGMGSLVGALLASLLIGVLQTFAVAIDYSFLNLFSTMGMALGAETFGYPVLKLTISQVAPIMPYLLLVLILIFRPRGLMGTREG
- a CDS encoding branched-chain amino acid ABC transporter permease, whose product is MTAITMSNAMKYKPMNLGRWLLWGAFALVLIAAPLVFNKGASLSVLSTMGTVMIFGLSYNMLLGQGGMLSFGHAVYSGLGAFFAIHAMNLASAGAIWMPVTLVPLVGGLAGMFFGALFGYVTTKKSGTTFAMITLGIVELVFACSLMFPEFFGGEGGITTNRVYGSPFLGITYGPQIQVYYLIAFWLFIATIGMYAFTQTPLGRIINAVRDNPERVEFIGYDTQWARYLTLILSGFFAGISGGLSAINFEIVTAENVSAMRSGAILLFTFIGGVGFFFGPMIGAVIGVFLTVLLSDFTKAWQLYLGVFFIVIVMYAPGGVASILMMNLRLVKFGKFKPVAPRLLAVCGTAAVALLGVAMAIEMLYHLTLDAANGTEMKLFGFMVDTAQPAGWLVAAVLFAVGACGFWFARKGFMQAWGQANSDIEELIRRQA
- a CDS encoding ABC transporter ATP-binding protein, with the translated sequence MSAWSLELKDVRKSFGKSEIIRGASLQVAKGERVAIIGPNGAGKSTLFNLISGRFPVTSGDILLNGNSIIDKRPFEINRAGLSRSFQITNIFHRLSVYENLRCAVLWALGYKYSFWHRLNGLKDAHERAEQVLEQIGLKRRRDTLAGLLTYAEQRALEIGITIAGGAEVILLDEPTAGMSRSESDAAVELIRKVTVGKSLLMVEHDMSVVFGLADKIAVVVYGEVIACDTPANIRGNAKVQEAYLGGHATNSASVETA